One Nitrospinota bacterium genomic window, TGTTTGTCCCCCCTTCCCGCCGCCACCGCTCATTTCGTTAATCCTTCCGAAAGCGATATAAAAACCTGAGTCCACTCCCCGCGGTTCAACCCGCCCATGCCCTTGCCGAGGCGGACGATGACGACGCCGGCGATTGGGTTGACGTACAAAAACTGGCCGAGATGTCCGTTCGCCATAAAGTCCGGCCTGTTTTGATCAACCTTCCACCACATCCGCTGGTAGTTCCAGGCGCTGCCAATGCTCATGTCGGCCTGGGTGGATGCGTGTACCCAGTCCGCCGGAACGATTTGCCGCCCCTCCCACGTCCCTTTGTTTAAATACAACATTCCAAATTTTGCAAAATCCCGCGCGGTGGCGGCCAAACAACACCCGGTTTTTTCCAGCCCATCGGGTGCATGGTCTATGCTCCAAATACCGTCATGCTCCATCCCCAGTGGCCGCCAGAGACGCTCCTGCATATATTCCGTTATGCTTTTATTTCCCAGCGCGCGCTTCAGCGCGAGCGTCAACAAAAAGACATCGCCCGATTTGTATTCAAACCGCGTGCCGGGCGGCTCTTTTAACGTAAGTTTCAATATTTCCTGTTCCAGATGATCGGTATAGTAATAGCGGACATGTATTCCCAGGGGCATTCCCGTCTCGGCATAATCAATGCCGGAGGTCATTTGCAACAGATGTTTCAAGGTGACCGCGGCGAACCCTTGTGATCGCAGCTCCGGAACATAATCGGTGACCGGTTGATCGATGGATTTCAGGTAGCCGTCGGCAAGGGCGCAACCTGTAAGAACGGAGAAAAACGATTTCGCCATCGAAAATGACATGCTTGGCGTGGCGCGGTCATAGCCGTCATGGTAGCTCTCTACAATAATCCGGCCGTTTTGTACTGCCAGAAACGCGGTCGTGCCGGTTTTTGCCAGCAGTTCGGAAAGAGAAACATCTTTTCGGCCGCCGAAATCGACTCGCGGCGCGCTGTTGGCAATGCCGGCGCCCTCCGCGAATTGAAAAGGCCGCGCCGATGCCGTCATGAGCCG contains:
- a CDS encoding serine hydrolase — protein: MRFKQLHPGLMAICAAVFLLGWWAAFVGPTTAYRTLAYNFSGIDDYRIFPHRLMTASARPFQFAEGAGIANSAPRVDFGGRKDVSLSELLAKTGTTAFLAVQNGRIIVESYHDGYDRATPSMSFSMAKSFFSVLTGCALADGYLKSIDQPVTDYVPELRSQGFAAVTLKHLLQMTSGIDYAETGMPLGIHVRYYYTDHLEQEILKLTLKEPPGTRFEYKSGDVFLLTLALKRALGNKSITEYMQERLWRPLGMEHDGIWSIDHAPDGLEKTGCCLAATARDFAKFGMLYLNKGTWEGRQIVPADWVHASTQADMSIGSAWNYQRMWWKVDQNRPDFMANGHLGQFLYVNPIAGVVIVRLGKGMGGLNRGEWTQVFISLSEGLTK